The proteins below are encoded in one region of Canis lupus dingo isolate Sandy chromosome 30, ASM325472v2, whole genome shotgun sequence:
- the ISLR2 gene encoding immunoglobulin superfamily containing leucine-rich repeat protein 2 isoform X1, with protein sequence MCLDVGGGVIRHSGNVCPVCERGEPWVWVCGDPGRAGGGRCARGHPGDPRGSASGRAAAALTNAAHAGGGRGCARGRPAGSARGLQCAASQTWGERTRKEKLKRDLRARELPTLTWPLLRPPRSFPQPATDVESALGQWPGPQTSRPEQGLQPEGSERRVGEQRVSLGMPHNLAPGVDSAMVPARALWLAWALLGVAAACPEPCACVDKYAHQFADCAYKELREVPEGLPANVTTLSLSANKITVLRRGAFADVTQVTSLWLAHNEVRTVEPGALAVLSQLKNLDLSHNLISSFPWSDLRNLSALQLLKMNHNRLGSLPRDALGALPDLRSLRINNNRLRTLAPGTFDALSALSHLQLYHNPFHCGCSLVWLQTWAASTRVSLPEPDSIACASPPALQGVPVHRLPALSCVPPSVRLSAEPPPEAPGSPLPAGLALMLHCVAEGHPTPRLQWQLQIPGGTIVLEPPVPSGEDEGLGAEDREEEGDGDGPTQTEAPTPTPAPAWPAPPANPRFLALTNGSLLVPLLSAKEAGIYTCRAHNELGANSTSLRVAVAAAGPPKHAPGAGGDSEGQAPTSERKSTAKGRGNSVLPSKPEGKVKGQGLARVALGEAEAGPEEEEEAEAEAGEGEEAEDQVSAHPVEEQRCGHGDPSRYVSNHAFNQSSELKQHVFELGVIALDVAEREARVQLTPLAARWGSGPGGPGRPGRRPLRLLYLCPAGGGAAVQWSRVEEGVNAYWFRGLRPGTNYSVCLALAGEACHVQVVFATKKELPSLLVIVAVSVFLLVLATVPLLGAACCHLLAKHPGKPYRLILRPQAPDPMEKRIAADFDPRASYLESEKSYPAGGGADAGGPEEASGEGLDEDAEQGDPGGDLQREESLAACSLAESQSKANQEEFEAGSEYSDRLPLGAEAVNIAQEINGNYKQTAG encoded by the exons ATGTGTTTGGATGTGGGGGGCGGTGTGATTAGGCACAGTGGCAATGTCTGCCCGGTGTGTGAACGTGGGGAGCCGTGGGTCTGGGTGTGCGGGGACCCGGGGAGAGCCGGAGGAGGGCGGTGCGCGCGGGGGCACCCTGGGGACCCGCGCGGCTCAGCCTCGGGGAGAGCCGCTGCGGCTTTAACAAATGCGGCCCATGCGGGAGGTGGGAGAGGCTGTGCGCGTGGCCGCCCAGCCGGGAGCGCGCGAGGACTCCAGTGTGCAGCCAGCCAGACGTGGGGGGAACGCACGCGAAAGGAAAAACTGAAGCGGGACCTCAGGGCCCGGGAGCTGCCCACTCTCACCTGGCCCCTTCTCCGCCCTCCCCGGTCTTTCCCACAGCCAGCAACAGATGTGGAAAGCGCCCTTGGGCAGTGGCCTGGCCCCCAGACCTCCCGTCCGGAGCAGGGGTTGCAGCCCGAGGGCAGCGAGCGGAGGGTCGGCGAGCAGCGGGTAAGCCTGGGGATGCCCCACAACCTCGCCCCGGGTGTAG ATTCCGCGATGGTGCCCGCGCGGGCCCTGTGGCTGGCCTGGGCTCTGCTAGGAGTGGCTGCAGCGTGCCCAGAGCCTTGCGCCTGCGTGGACAAGTACGCGCACCAGTTCGCCGACTGCGCGTACAAGGAGCTGCGCGAGGTGCCCGAAGGACTGCCGGCCAACGTGACCACGCTTAGCCTGTCGGCCAACAAGATCACGGTGCTGCGGCGCGGGGCCTTCGCCGACGTCACCCAGGTCACGTCGCTGTGGCTGGCCCACAATGAGGTGCGCACGGTGGAGCCGGGCGCGCTGGCGGTGCTGAGCCAGCTCAAGAACCTCGACCTCAGCCACAACCTCATATCCAGCTTTCCGTGGAGCGACCTGCGTAACCTGAGCGCGCTGCAGCTGCTCAAAATGAACCACAATCGCTTGGGCTCGCTGCCCCGGGACGCCCTCGGGGCACTGCCCGACCTGCGCTCCCTGCGCATCAACAACAACCGCCTGCGTACTCTGGCTCCCGGCACCTTCGACGCGTTGAGCGCGCTGTCGCATCTGCAACTGTATCACAACCCCTTCCACTGCGGCTGCAGCCTCGTGTGGCTGCAGACCTGGGCCGCAAGCACCAGGGTCTCCTTACCCGAGCCCGACTCCATTGCGTGTGCCTCGCCCCCGGCGCTGCAGGGGGTGCCGGTGCACCGCCTGCCCGCCCTGTCCTGTGTCCCACCCAGCGTGCGGCTGAgtgcggagccgccgcctgaggcTCCGGGCAGCCCGTTGCCCGCGGGCCTGGCGCTCATGCTCCACTGCGTCGCGGAAGGACACCCCACACCCCGCCTGCAATGGCAACTTCAGATCCCGGGTGGTACCATAGTCTTAGAGCCTCCCGTCCCGAGCGGGGAGGACGAGGGGCTTGGGgcagaggacagggaggaggaaggagatggggaCGGGCCGACCCAGACCGAGGCCCCAACCCCCACTCCAGCACCCGCGTGGCCCGCACCTCCAGCCAACCCCCGATTCCTGGCCCTCACCAACGGTTCCCTCTTGGTGCCCCTCCTGAGTGCCAAGGAAGCGGGCATCTACACCTGCCGTGCCCACAATGAGCTGGGCGCCAACTCCACGTCCCTCCGCGTGGCGGTGGCGGCAGCTGGGCCCCCCAAGCACGCTCCGGGCGCTGGGGGAGACTCTGAAGGGCAGGCCCCTACTTCTGAGCGCAAGTCCACAGCCAAAGGCCGAGGCAACAGCGTTCTACCGTCCAAGCCCGAGGGCAAAGTCAAAGGCCAAGGCCTGGCCCGGGTTGCCCTCGGGGAGGCGGAGGCAGGGccggaggaagaggaggaggcggaggcggaggcaggtgagggggaggaggcggaggaCCAGGTCTCCGCGCACCCGGTGGAGGAGCAGCGCTGCGGCCACGGGGACCCCTCGCGGTACGTGTCCAACCACGCGTTCAACCAGAGCTCGGAGCTCAAGCAGCACGTCTTCGAGCTGGGGGTCATCGCGCTGGACGTGGCGGAGCGCGAGGCTCGGGTGCAGCTGACGCCGCTGGCGGCGCGCTGGGGATCcgggcccgggggcccggggcggcccgGCCGGAGGCCGCTGCGCCTGCTCTACCTGTGTCCAGCCGGGGGCGGCGCGGCCGTGCAGTGGTCGCGCGTGGAGGAGGGGGTCAACGCCTACTGGTTCCGCGGCCTGCGGCCCGGCACTAACTACTCCGTGTGCCTGGCGCTAGCAGGGGAGGCCTGCCACGTGCAGGTGGTGTTCGCCACCAAGAAGGAGCTGCCCTCCCTGCTGGTGATCGTGGCGGTGAGCGTGTTCCTCCTGGTGCTGGCCACCGTGCCCCTGCTGGGCGCCGCCTGCTGCCACCTCTTGGCCAAACACCCAGGTAAGCCCTACCGTCTAATCCTGCGGCCACAGGCCCCTGACCCCATGGAGAAACGCATCGCCGCCGACTTTGACCCGCGTGCCTCCTACCTCGAGTCCGAGAAAAGCTACCCCGCGGGCGGCGGGGCAGACGCGGGGGGGCCAGAGGAGGCCTCCGGGGAGGGCCTGGACGAAGACGCGGAGCAGGGGGACCCAGGCGGGGAcctgcagagggaggagagcctGGCGGCCTGCTCGCTGGCGGAGTCCCAGTCCAAGGCCAACCAAGAGGAGTTCGAGGCGGGCTCTGAGTACAGTGATCGGCTGCCCCTGGGCGCTGAGGCGGTCAACATCGCCCAGGAAATTAATGGCAACTACAAGCAGACGGCAGGCTGA
- the ISLR2 gene encoding immunoglobulin superfamily containing leucine-rich repeat protein 2 isoform X2: MSQPIPPSAPQPRPSIPSALPGCPSPACLPVRLLDQAKKNHKKASNRCGKRPWAVAWPPDLPSGAGVAARGQRAEGRRAADSAMVPARALWLAWALLGVAAACPEPCACVDKYAHQFADCAYKELREVPEGLPANVTTLSLSANKITVLRRGAFADVTQVTSLWLAHNEVRTVEPGALAVLSQLKNLDLSHNLISSFPWSDLRNLSALQLLKMNHNRLGSLPRDALGALPDLRSLRINNNRLRTLAPGTFDALSALSHLQLYHNPFHCGCSLVWLQTWAASTRVSLPEPDSIACASPPALQGVPVHRLPALSCVPPSVRLSAEPPPEAPGSPLPAGLALMLHCVAEGHPTPRLQWQLQIPGGTIVLEPPVPSGEDEGLGAEDREEEGDGDGPTQTEAPTPTPAPAWPAPPANPRFLALTNGSLLVPLLSAKEAGIYTCRAHNELGANSTSLRVAVAAAGPPKHAPGAGGDSEGQAPTSERKSTAKGRGNSVLPSKPEGKVKGQGLARVALGEAEAGPEEEEEAEAEAGEGEEAEDQVSAHPVEEQRCGHGDPSRYVSNHAFNQSSELKQHVFELGVIALDVAEREARVQLTPLAARWGSGPGGPGRPGRRPLRLLYLCPAGGGAAVQWSRVEEGVNAYWFRGLRPGTNYSVCLALAGEACHVQVVFATKKELPSLLVIVAVSVFLLVLATVPLLGAACCHLLAKHPGKPYRLILRPQAPDPMEKRIAADFDPRASYLESEKSYPAGGGADAGGPEEASGEGLDEDAEQGDPGGDLQREESLAACSLAESQSKANQEEFEAGSEYSDRLPLGAEAVNIAQEINGNYKQTAG, translated from the exons CCAGCAACAGATGTGGAAAGCGCCCTTGGGCAGTGGCCTGGCCCCCAGACCTCCCGTCCGGAGCAGGGGTTGCAGCCCGAGGGCAGCGAGCGGAGGGTCGGCGAGCAGCGG ATTCCGCGATGGTGCCCGCGCGGGCCCTGTGGCTGGCCTGGGCTCTGCTAGGAGTGGCTGCAGCGTGCCCAGAGCCTTGCGCCTGCGTGGACAAGTACGCGCACCAGTTCGCCGACTGCGCGTACAAGGAGCTGCGCGAGGTGCCCGAAGGACTGCCGGCCAACGTGACCACGCTTAGCCTGTCGGCCAACAAGATCACGGTGCTGCGGCGCGGGGCCTTCGCCGACGTCACCCAGGTCACGTCGCTGTGGCTGGCCCACAATGAGGTGCGCACGGTGGAGCCGGGCGCGCTGGCGGTGCTGAGCCAGCTCAAGAACCTCGACCTCAGCCACAACCTCATATCCAGCTTTCCGTGGAGCGACCTGCGTAACCTGAGCGCGCTGCAGCTGCTCAAAATGAACCACAATCGCTTGGGCTCGCTGCCCCGGGACGCCCTCGGGGCACTGCCCGACCTGCGCTCCCTGCGCATCAACAACAACCGCCTGCGTACTCTGGCTCCCGGCACCTTCGACGCGTTGAGCGCGCTGTCGCATCTGCAACTGTATCACAACCCCTTCCACTGCGGCTGCAGCCTCGTGTGGCTGCAGACCTGGGCCGCAAGCACCAGGGTCTCCTTACCCGAGCCCGACTCCATTGCGTGTGCCTCGCCCCCGGCGCTGCAGGGGGTGCCGGTGCACCGCCTGCCCGCCCTGTCCTGTGTCCCACCCAGCGTGCGGCTGAgtgcggagccgccgcctgaggcTCCGGGCAGCCCGTTGCCCGCGGGCCTGGCGCTCATGCTCCACTGCGTCGCGGAAGGACACCCCACACCCCGCCTGCAATGGCAACTTCAGATCCCGGGTGGTACCATAGTCTTAGAGCCTCCCGTCCCGAGCGGGGAGGACGAGGGGCTTGGGgcagaggacagggaggaggaaggagatggggaCGGGCCGACCCAGACCGAGGCCCCAACCCCCACTCCAGCACCCGCGTGGCCCGCACCTCCAGCCAACCCCCGATTCCTGGCCCTCACCAACGGTTCCCTCTTGGTGCCCCTCCTGAGTGCCAAGGAAGCGGGCATCTACACCTGCCGTGCCCACAATGAGCTGGGCGCCAACTCCACGTCCCTCCGCGTGGCGGTGGCGGCAGCTGGGCCCCCCAAGCACGCTCCGGGCGCTGGGGGAGACTCTGAAGGGCAGGCCCCTACTTCTGAGCGCAAGTCCACAGCCAAAGGCCGAGGCAACAGCGTTCTACCGTCCAAGCCCGAGGGCAAAGTCAAAGGCCAAGGCCTGGCCCGGGTTGCCCTCGGGGAGGCGGAGGCAGGGccggaggaagaggaggaggcggaggcggaggcaggtgagggggaggaggcggaggaCCAGGTCTCCGCGCACCCGGTGGAGGAGCAGCGCTGCGGCCACGGGGACCCCTCGCGGTACGTGTCCAACCACGCGTTCAACCAGAGCTCGGAGCTCAAGCAGCACGTCTTCGAGCTGGGGGTCATCGCGCTGGACGTGGCGGAGCGCGAGGCTCGGGTGCAGCTGACGCCGCTGGCGGCGCGCTGGGGATCcgggcccgggggcccggggcggcccgGCCGGAGGCCGCTGCGCCTGCTCTACCTGTGTCCAGCCGGGGGCGGCGCGGCCGTGCAGTGGTCGCGCGTGGAGGAGGGGGTCAACGCCTACTGGTTCCGCGGCCTGCGGCCCGGCACTAACTACTCCGTGTGCCTGGCGCTAGCAGGGGAGGCCTGCCACGTGCAGGTGGTGTTCGCCACCAAGAAGGAGCTGCCCTCCCTGCTGGTGATCGTGGCGGTGAGCGTGTTCCTCCTGGTGCTGGCCACCGTGCCCCTGCTGGGCGCCGCCTGCTGCCACCTCTTGGCCAAACACCCAGGTAAGCCCTACCGTCTAATCCTGCGGCCACAGGCCCCTGACCCCATGGAGAAACGCATCGCCGCCGACTTTGACCCGCGTGCCTCCTACCTCGAGTCCGAGAAAAGCTACCCCGCGGGCGGCGGGGCAGACGCGGGGGGGCCAGAGGAGGCCTCCGGGGAGGGCCTGGACGAAGACGCGGAGCAGGGGGACCCAGGCGGGGAcctgcagagggaggagagcctGGCGGCCTGCTCGCTGGCGGAGTCCCAGTCCAAGGCCAACCAAGAGGAGTTCGAGGCGGGCTCTGAGTACAGTGATCGGCTGCCCCTGGGCGCTGAGGCGGTCAACATCGCCCAGGAAATTAATGGCAACTACAAGCAGACGGCAGGCTGA
- the ISLR2 gene encoding immunoglobulin superfamily containing leucine-rich repeat protein 2 isoform X3 codes for MPHNLAPGVDSAMVPARALWLAWALLGVAAACPEPCACVDKYAHQFADCAYKELREVPEGLPANVTTLSLSANKITVLRRGAFADVTQVTSLWLAHNEVRTVEPGALAVLSQLKNLDLSHNLISSFPWSDLRNLSALQLLKMNHNRLGSLPRDALGALPDLRSLRINNNRLRTLAPGTFDALSALSHLQLYHNPFHCGCSLVWLQTWAASTRVSLPEPDSIACASPPALQGVPVHRLPALSCVPPSVRLSAEPPPEAPGSPLPAGLALMLHCVAEGHPTPRLQWQLQIPGGTIVLEPPVPSGEDEGLGAEDREEEGDGDGPTQTEAPTPTPAPAWPAPPANPRFLALTNGSLLVPLLSAKEAGIYTCRAHNELGANSTSLRVAVAAAGPPKHAPGAGGDSEGQAPTSERKSTAKGRGNSVLPSKPEGKVKGQGLARVALGEAEAGPEEEEEAEAEAGEGEEAEDQVSAHPVEEQRCGHGDPSRYVSNHAFNQSSELKQHVFELGVIALDVAEREARVQLTPLAARWGSGPGGPGRPGRRPLRLLYLCPAGGGAAVQWSRVEEGVNAYWFRGLRPGTNYSVCLALAGEACHVQVVFATKKELPSLLVIVAVSVFLLVLATVPLLGAACCHLLAKHPGKPYRLILRPQAPDPMEKRIAADFDPRASYLESEKSYPAGGGADAGGPEEASGEGLDEDAEQGDPGGDLQREESLAACSLAESQSKANQEEFEAGSEYSDRLPLGAEAVNIAQEINGNYKQTAG; via the exons ATGCCCCACAACCTCGCCCCGGGTGTAG ATTCCGCGATGGTGCCCGCGCGGGCCCTGTGGCTGGCCTGGGCTCTGCTAGGAGTGGCTGCAGCGTGCCCAGAGCCTTGCGCCTGCGTGGACAAGTACGCGCACCAGTTCGCCGACTGCGCGTACAAGGAGCTGCGCGAGGTGCCCGAAGGACTGCCGGCCAACGTGACCACGCTTAGCCTGTCGGCCAACAAGATCACGGTGCTGCGGCGCGGGGCCTTCGCCGACGTCACCCAGGTCACGTCGCTGTGGCTGGCCCACAATGAGGTGCGCACGGTGGAGCCGGGCGCGCTGGCGGTGCTGAGCCAGCTCAAGAACCTCGACCTCAGCCACAACCTCATATCCAGCTTTCCGTGGAGCGACCTGCGTAACCTGAGCGCGCTGCAGCTGCTCAAAATGAACCACAATCGCTTGGGCTCGCTGCCCCGGGACGCCCTCGGGGCACTGCCCGACCTGCGCTCCCTGCGCATCAACAACAACCGCCTGCGTACTCTGGCTCCCGGCACCTTCGACGCGTTGAGCGCGCTGTCGCATCTGCAACTGTATCACAACCCCTTCCACTGCGGCTGCAGCCTCGTGTGGCTGCAGACCTGGGCCGCAAGCACCAGGGTCTCCTTACCCGAGCCCGACTCCATTGCGTGTGCCTCGCCCCCGGCGCTGCAGGGGGTGCCGGTGCACCGCCTGCCCGCCCTGTCCTGTGTCCCACCCAGCGTGCGGCTGAgtgcggagccgccgcctgaggcTCCGGGCAGCCCGTTGCCCGCGGGCCTGGCGCTCATGCTCCACTGCGTCGCGGAAGGACACCCCACACCCCGCCTGCAATGGCAACTTCAGATCCCGGGTGGTACCATAGTCTTAGAGCCTCCCGTCCCGAGCGGGGAGGACGAGGGGCTTGGGgcagaggacagggaggaggaaggagatggggaCGGGCCGACCCAGACCGAGGCCCCAACCCCCACTCCAGCACCCGCGTGGCCCGCACCTCCAGCCAACCCCCGATTCCTGGCCCTCACCAACGGTTCCCTCTTGGTGCCCCTCCTGAGTGCCAAGGAAGCGGGCATCTACACCTGCCGTGCCCACAATGAGCTGGGCGCCAACTCCACGTCCCTCCGCGTGGCGGTGGCGGCAGCTGGGCCCCCCAAGCACGCTCCGGGCGCTGGGGGAGACTCTGAAGGGCAGGCCCCTACTTCTGAGCGCAAGTCCACAGCCAAAGGCCGAGGCAACAGCGTTCTACCGTCCAAGCCCGAGGGCAAAGTCAAAGGCCAAGGCCTGGCCCGGGTTGCCCTCGGGGAGGCGGAGGCAGGGccggaggaagaggaggaggcggaggcggaggcaggtgagggggaggaggcggaggaCCAGGTCTCCGCGCACCCGGTGGAGGAGCAGCGCTGCGGCCACGGGGACCCCTCGCGGTACGTGTCCAACCACGCGTTCAACCAGAGCTCGGAGCTCAAGCAGCACGTCTTCGAGCTGGGGGTCATCGCGCTGGACGTGGCGGAGCGCGAGGCTCGGGTGCAGCTGACGCCGCTGGCGGCGCGCTGGGGATCcgggcccgggggcccggggcggcccgGCCGGAGGCCGCTGCGCCTGCTCTACCTGTGTCCAGCCGGGGGCGGCGCGGCCGTGCAGTGGTCGCGCGTGGAGGAGGGGGTCAACGCCTACTGGTTCCGCGGCCTGCGGCCCGGCACTAACTACTCCGTGTGCCTGGCGCTAGCAGGGGAGGCCTGCCACGTGCAGGTGGTGTTCGCCACCAAGAAGGAGCTGCCCTCCCTGCTGGTGATCGTGGCGGTGAGCGTGTTCCTCCTGGTGCTGGCCACCGTGCCCCTGCTGGGCGCCGCCTGCTGCCACCTCTTGGCCAAACACCCAGGTAAGCCCTACCGTCTAATCCTGCGGCCACAGGCCCCTGACCCCATGGAGAAACGCATCGCCGCCGACTTTGACCCGCGTGCCTCCTACCTCGAGTCCGAGAAAAGCTACCCCGCGGGCGGCGGGGCAGACGCGGGGGGGCCAGAGGAGGCCTCCGGGGAGGGCCTGGACGAAGACGCGGAGCAGGGGGACCCAGGCGGGGAcctgcagagggaggagagcctGGCGGCCTGCTCGCTGGCGGAGTCCCAGTCCAAGGCCAACCAAGAGGAGTTCGAGGCGGGCTCTGAGTACAGTGATCGGCTGCCCCTGGGCGCTGAGGCGGTCAACATCGCCCAGGAAATTAATGGCAACTACAAGCAGACGGCAGGCTGA
- the ISLR2 gene encoding immunoglobulin superfamily containing leucine-rich repeat protein 2 isoform X4, with the protein MVPARALWLAWALLGVAAACPEPCACVDKYAHQFADCAYKELREVPEGLPANVTTLSLSANKITVLRRGAFADVTQVTSLWLAHNEVRTVEPGALAVLSQLKNLDLSHNLISSFPWSDLRNLSALQLLKMNHNRLGSLPRDALGALPDLRSLRINNNRLRTLAPGTFDALSALSHLQLYHNPFHCGCSLVWLQTWAASTRVSLPEPDSIACASPPALQGVPVHRLPALSCVPPSVRLSAEPPPEAPGSPLPAGLALMLHCVAEGHPTPRLQWQLQIPGGTIVLEPPVPSGEDEGLGAEDREEEGDGDGPTQTEAPTPTPAPAWPAPPANPRFLALTNGSLLVPLLSAKEAGIYTCRAHNELGANSTSLRVAVAAAGPPKHAPGAGGDSEGQAPTSERKSTAKGRGNSVLPSKPEGKVKGQGLARVALGEAEAGPEEEEEAEAEAGEGEEAEDQVSAHPVEEQRCGHGDPSRYVSNHAFNQSSELKQHVFELGVIALDVAEREARVQLTPLAARWGSGPGGPGRPGRRPLRLLYLCPAGGGAAVQWSRVEEGVNAYWFRGLRPGTNYSVCLALAGEACHVQVVFATKKELPSLLVIVAVSVFLLVLATVPLLGAACCHLLAKHPGKPYRLILRPQAPDPMEKRIAADFDPRASYLESEKSYPAGGGADAGGPEEASGEGLDEDAEQGDPGGDLQREESLAACSLAESQSKANQEEFEAGSEYSDRLPLGAEAVNIAQEINGNYKQTAG; encoded by the coding sequence ATGGTGCCCGCGCGGGCCCTGTGGCTGGCCTGGGCTCTGCTAGGAGTGGCTGCAGCGTGCCCAGAGCCTTGCGCCTGCGTGGACAAGTACGCGCACCAGTTCGCCGACTGCGCGTACAAGGAGCTGCGCGAGGTGCCCGAAGGACTGCCGGCCAACGTGACCACGCTTAGCCTGTCGGCCAACAAGATCACGGTGCTGCGGCGCGGGGCCTTCGCCGACGTCACCCAGGTCACGTCGCTGTGGCTGGCCCACAATGAGGTGCGCACGGTGGAGCCGGGCGCGCTGGCGGTGCTGAGCCAGCTCAAGAACCTCGACCTCAGCCACAACCTCATATCCAGCTTTCCGTGGAGCGACCTGCGTAACCTGAGCGCGCTGCAGCTGCTCAAAATGAACCACAATCGCTTGGGCTCGCTGCCCCGGGACGCCCTCGGGGCACTGCCCGACCTGCGCTCCCTGCGCATCAACAACAACCGCCTGCGTACTCTGGCTCCCGGCACCTTCGACGCGTTGAGCGCGCTGTCGCATCTGCAACTGTATCACAACCCCTTCCACTGCGGCTGCAGCCTCGTGTGGCTGCAGACCTGGGCCGCAAGCACCAGGGTCTCCTTACCCGAGCCCGACTCCATTGCGTGTGCCTCGCCCCCGGCGCTGCAGGGGGTGCCGGTGCACCGCCTGCCCGCCCTGTCCTGTGTCCCACCCAGCGTGCGGCTGAgtgcggagccgccgcctgaggcTCCGGGCAGCCCGTTGCCCGCGGGCCTGGCGCTCATGCTCCACTGCGTCGCGGAAGGACACCCCACACCCCGCCTGCAATGGCAACTTCAGATCCCGGGTGGTACCATAGTCTTAGAGCCTCCCGTCCCGAGCGGGGAGGACGAGGGGCTTGGGgcagaggacagggaggaggaaggagatggggaCGGGCCGACCCAGACCGAGGCCCCAACCCCCACTCCAGCACCCGCGTGGCCCGCACCTCCAGCCAACCCCCGATTCCTGGCCCTCACCAACGGTTCCCTCTTGGTGCCCCTCCTGAGTGCCAAGGAAGCGGGCATCTACACCTGCCGTGCCCACAATGAGCTGGGCGCCAACTCCACGTCCCTCCGCGTGGCGGTGGCGGCAGCTGGGCCCCCCAAGCACGCTCCGGGCGCTGGGGGAGACTCTGAAGGGCAGGCCCCTACTTCTGAGCGCAAGTCCACAGCCAAAGGCCGAGGCAACAGCGTTCTACCGTCCAAGCCCGAGGGCAAAGTCAAAGGCCAAGGCCTGGCCCGGGTTGCCCTCGGGGAGGCGGAGGCAGGGccggaggaagaggaggaggcggaggcggaggcaggtgagggggaggaggcggaggaCCAGGTCTCCGCGCACCCGGTGGAGGAGCAGCGCTGCGGCCACGGGGACCCCTCGCGGTACGTGTCCAACCACGCGTTCAACCAGAGCTCGGAGCTCAAGCAGCACGTCTTCGAGCTGGGGGTCATCGCGCTGGACGTGGCGGAGCGCGAGGCTCGGGTGCAGCTGACGCCGCTGGCGGCGCGCTGGGGATCcgggcccgggggcccggggcggcccgGCCGGAGGCCGCTGCGCCTGCTCTACCTGTGTCCAGCCGGGGGCGGCGCGGCCGTGCAGTGGTCGCGCGTGGAGGAGGGGGTCAACGCCTACTGGTTCCGCGGCCTGCGGCCCGGCACTAACTACTCCGTGTGCCTGGCGCTAGCAGGGGAGGCCTGCCACGTGCAGGTGGTGTTCGCCACCAAGAAGGAGCTGCCCTCCCTGCTGGTGATCGTGGCGGTGAGCGTGTTCCTCCTGGTGCTGGCCACCGTGCCCCTGCTGGGCGCCGCCTGCTGCCACCTCTTGGCCAAACACCCAGGTAAGCCCTACCGTCTAATCCTGCGGCCACAGGCCCCTGACCCCATGGAGAAACGCATCGCCGCCGACTTTGACCCGCGTGCCTCCTACCTCGAGTCCGAGAAAAGCTACCCCGCGGGCGGCGGGGCAGACGCGGGGGGGCCAGAGGAGGCCTCCGGGGAGGGCCTGGACGAAGACGCGGAGCAGGGGGACCCAGGCGGGGAcctgcagagggaggagagcctGGCGGCCTGCTCGCTGGCGGAGTCCCAGTCCAAGGCCAACCAAGAGGAGTTCGAGGCGGGCTCTGAGTACAGTGATCGGCTGCCCCTGGGCGCTGAGGCGGTCAACATCGCCCAGGAAATTAATGGCAACTACAAGCAGACGGCAGGCTGA